The segment catatggaatatggaaaacgtataatggacatgaacatggcaagtaatttacaccgttacctactataaaattgatgatatatatataccactcacttgctattcgcctaaaagcttgcggtgtgctgtgacacatataagaaaccagaagaaaaaaggactttactttggcgaaaagagcatatgctgcttatttttgtacataactgctataactgtattttttccgaacacttacatgtaaaaaacatagagatatatcttaccatttcactaagacagccaaaataacggtcaaattaaggggagatcatgatgacgtacatgtctatggttgcaccggggaaaaatatttagtcgctggaacctataaggtataacacatgttacatagccactggtgaattaacagagagaaaaataacaaaaaacagtcatataggttttcgcatcaatgggaggtaatcggaactgaccaaaaagactgcgcgaccgcacgcgactatacaaacaaacaaaataaaatacagcaggtatgacgtttgcatgaatccatgattacgtctacatgaacaacagtgataaaagtgcgcatctcttcccagccgtgcagcgctttgaaagttggaagcattaaaatttaaacgggtaaaaagccatcgtgaagatacgaaaaaaagtatgacgtctaaaatacttaatgattcaaacgcatagtataacataatgtaattgacaacagaaaatatatacatggttcacacacacaatcgagtgcacacatccatgcttatttaaagtcatgtacacacacacacatatacatacatggcatcaagcaacacacaattaaatgacacatatgtaatatggaaaacgtataacggacatgaacatggcaagtaatgtacaccgttacctactataaaattgatgatatatatataccactcacttgctattcgcctaaaagcttgcggtgtgctgtgacacatataagaaaccagaagaaaaaaggactttactttggcgaaaagagcatatgctgcttatttttgtacataactgctataactgtattttttccgaacacttacatgtaaaaagcatagagatatatcttaccatttcactaagacagccaaaataacggtcaaattaaggggagatcatgatgacgtacatgtctatggttgcaccgggggaaaatatttagtcgctggaacctataaggttatacggcgacttatcaggtgataatgtttcgaactatttagtaaacaaatctatggaatattttggagttccattaacagataaacagatctatctatcttcttattattttaggttcgtctggggtagagaaataaaacacacagctaggttcgtctgaggtgcggtcgcgtgtttagtcgaaccgaaagttgaagaagaaccaatcacagatctctttcgccgcgatgtcaaagttcaggtcaaagttcacttttgtctgctcaaatttgcgagacaaacctcttcaaactttgttcgtggacaaaattggaagtcgggacctagcggaatcgatttcctgggtcacgttggcatagcaaccgaaggagaaggcacaaatccgcgctgtttggtcacaggaatcgaaaaaccaccgaaaatcctaccagtattatatagtagatggAGAGAAAACActtaaaacattgtttttaaattctgacggctgcatcagtaggaatggcgtaacataagataagataacaCGATGGCCGTacaaaataatctgttttgGATAGagaattgatttgactttcttaACGTattaagaataaaaaataatcGAATTTAACATAAATGAAAAATAGTGCAGTTCACTACTAATTcactttatgtgtgtgtatgcatacgtgtgtgtgtgcgtgtgtgtgcaagcgtgtgtgtgcgtttgtgtgtgtgtgtgtgtgtgtgtgtgtaggtgtgtgtgtgtgtgtgtgtgtgtgtgtgtgtgtaggtgtgtgtgtaggtgtgtgtgtgtgtgcataagtacatacataagtgtgtgtgtatatttatgtgtgtctttgtgtgtgtatgtgtgtgtgtgtgtgtgtgtgtgtgtgtgtgtgtgtgtgtgggaggtgCGTGTTTTCAGAAATACATTAAAGCGCCATACATTAAACTTCAGTTCACATTCCACCAAGGCGTGGCGTGAATGATTTCTCAGAAATGGGCAATCAGCCAAAAACAcaccccctacccccatcccgctCCTATTGATCTAAATGTTTACCAAACGTACAGCTAGCCGGGGGAAAATCATTTAAGGTCATGCAGGTTATACGTGTAAACCTTGGTCGTGTTTATGCTCTCATTCTCACACATGCATGAGTCGACCGTATTTTGTCACACCTAATTCACCTGCGCTACGACAAAAATGTGTAgatggaggggtgtgtgtgtgtgtgtgtgtgtgtgtgtgtgtgtgtgtgtgtgtgtgtgtgtgtttgtgtgtgtgtgtgtgtttgtgtgtgtatgtagtgtgtgtgtatagaaagtgtgtgtgttcgtgtgtgtgtatgtagtgtgtgtgtgtgtgtgtgtgtgtatgtgtgtgtgtgtgtgtgtatgtttgtgtgtgtgtgtgtatgtgtgtatgtttgtgtgtgtgtgtgtgtatgtttgtgtgtgtgtgtgtgtgtatgtttgtgtgtgtgtgtgtgtgtatgtagtatgtgtgtgtgtatatgtttgtgtgtgtgtgtgtgtgtgtgtgagtgtgtgtgtgtgtgtgtgtgtgtgtgtgtgtgtgtgtgtgtatgcatgtagtgtttgtctgtgagagagacagacagacagatagagacgtGCCCGCTTCTGAATCCTCCGCAGAGAAGACCTACGAACTGCCATACGATGATAGCCATTGGTAGAGAGCTCTTTCATTTTCCCGAGGCCCTGTTCCAGAATAGCAAAGAATCTCCCAGCGTACACACGACTGTCTACAACTCCATCTCGAAGTGTGACGTCGACATCCGCGATGACATGTACACCAACATTATacgttgtttttatttttgacattatacacagatcgagacagtcagtgttcctccgagaccgcgctagctgTCGTGGTAAACAATGATTGTATAATCACACACTTGCGCAGGAAGGCTGGCAGAGTTATTAGGATTCGACCAAACTATGGCACAAAAACacctttgactaaatgttttaacgtagagggggaatcgagatgagggtcgtggtgtatttgtctgtgtgtgtgtgtgtgtgtgtgtgtgtgtgtgtgtgtgtgtgtgtgtgtgtgtgtgtgtgtgtgtgtgtagagcgattcagattaaactattggaccgatcttcataaaagttgacatgagagttgctgagtatgatatccccagacatcttacatttttttgataaatgactctggtgacgtcatatccggctttttatgaaagttgaggcggcactagctgtcacgctctcattttaaaaccaaattggttgaaattttggtcaattaatattcgacgaagcccggactttggtattgcatttcagcgtggaggcTTACATATCAATTAATGAGAttactcattaaagttgtcattaaaatcgattttttgcaaaccgatttaaaattgattgcatcgtatttttcatcaaattctgaatctaaaaatatatacatatgtcatgtttactcttaaaatgggatcacaattaacgaaaataggttaattagtactacgattataattaaaaaaatcgatccaaaaattattaaatcttgtttttttgtcatttcctgattccaaaaacacatagatataaaatgtattcaaaataagctcagaaagttaaaaaaataatacaGGAAAGCGCGCATTCCTGCTTggcgcaatacgctaccgcgctatctgatttgtcaatttcacttcgttttgcacgtgaaaaagatagtgagcgatttccttcttgCCGGGATTgtcgaagctgtattgtcttggtgaaaaaatgcagtgcgttcagttttagtccgtgagttcgacagcttgactaaacgtagtaatttcgccgtacgcgacttgttttcttttaaaacaTGAAGGAAGGGGGAATAaataggttacacacctcgtctcagtggaTATGAAAAATAATGGGcccagttcgcggtcatgataAAGCTCACTGAAGCTCGcctttttcatgatccgctaacttcgaccattattttcaaTATCCACTGAGACTCACGGGAAGGAGatgcataataataataataataataataataataataataataataataataataataataataataataataatactaagaAGGGGAAGGATGTCATCTCAAAAGCACTTTTTGTGGACGATAGAAGGACCGAACTCTTCGTATTGTTCCTTGGTGATCCACATCTGTTGGAAGTTGGCCGCGGAGGCCATGACGGAGCCACCAACCCACGAAGTGCACGTGCGGTTAGGGGGCGCGATGACCTTCAACTCCACGGTGTCGGGGGCAAGAGCCATCACTTCTTTCTGCAGTCTGTCAGCGAAGCCAGGGAACATGGTGGAACCGCCACACAAAACAATGTTGGAGAACAACTCCTTCCGCATGTCGACGTCGCACTTCAAGATAGAGTTGCAGATCGCTTCGTGAACTGCGGGAGGTTCTTTCTGGATCAGATCAGGCTGGAATATGGCCTCGGGACATAGGAATTGCTCCTTGCCAATCATGATCTCCTCATCACCGGTATGCATGCATTTCTTTTCCACGTAACTTGAAGCATCTGCGCGTGTCATTTCTTCGTTGAAGTCAAGAGTGACGTAGCAGTGATTCTCCTTGACTTCATTTGCCATGTCACGTTCAGCAGCGGTGGTGATACTATGGCCACGCTCTTTCAGCAACTTCGCCATGAAGTCAGTCAGGTCATGGCCACCGAAATCCAGCTTCGTGGTGGCGTGTGGAAGAGCTTGTCCTTGGTATACTGGTGCTGCGTATGTAGCACCATCACCAGAGCTCAAGACGATACCAGTATGTTGGGAATTTCCGAACAGACACAAGACAGCTTGATCGGCCAGATACGTTGCAGGTACCTTGAAGGTCTCAAACATGATCTGTGTCATCTTCTCACGATTGGCCTTGGGGTTGAGGGGAGGCTCGGTCAGCAGTACGGGGTGCTCTTCGGGTTCCACTTGTAGCTCGTTCTCAAAGATATGATGCCAGATTGTTTCTACGTCAATCCAGTTGGTGATGACACCATGCTCAAATGGGCGCCTGAGGGTGAGGATTCCACGCAACCTCTGGGCGTCTTCTCCCACGAAGACCCGGTTCTGATCTAAATGCGGTGAAATGCCCTACAATCAAAATCAACACACCGTTGTAGTTTACAAACCAAATCCCGATACCATGTTACAGAAACATCTAAAATGGCAGACTTGTTTCCGTTAAagccacagtaagcctcccgtaaaccatcacagatactgtcaggcttttacacacagtacaaacaccctttcatttaaacactcactgcctgagaacatcctaggtggcctacgtaaagagcgagtcattttcaaagaatttatttgtgcgtggtttatcttacccctgagccatcgtgaacccgtgtgatccagtttactttttttctcaatgtagtcgtcagtttgtgatttaaatgcgactcgctgtaagcttatctgcaatagcacgttattatctACCTCTGAAtcaaaacgcaacaaacggctgcgattcacacgaactctagcgatggcttttgactgttcagagaaACTGACGATaggcataaccgtcgtctgctacgagaaccacgaccttgcctGACCCTgattccgggcttttcttttttccaactttcaaaactttgaattgtactgatcttgtcttgacaaaaaaataaatattttatgtaacaagctgtcaatttattatttagattttaaaagttaggtctagcgccaaaacgcgccgtccgattgtctgctcggacaatccgcaaaaataaattctttgaaaattgctcgctctttacgtagggcacctaggatggtTCCAAAcggtgagtgttcaaacgaaagggtgtttgtactgtgtgtaaaagcctgacagtatctgtgatggtttacgggaggcttactgtgcctttaaaatgaaGTTGTACATCTTTGAGCAAAGCACTTGAATAAAAAATGCTCCTATCCTTTCTGTTTATAAGCCTTGTGAATTCTCACCGTCACTTTAGTACAAAGCTTCATGGTTAAATTCTACATGCCTTTAAAGGCCCTCTCCGCCTCGTCAACATTTCGTCTCACTGTCTCAGACccggccaggctttaacatgggacaagactatccctccgcttggtcacataccaaaacttaACACTCTGACTGCTTGTAGTGGTGAGTTGGAATgtttaaataaatatttttttgaaaaaggCACCAGTGCATGTCTTGTACGAAATTAGTTCCATAAAAAGACAACTGTTCTCTGAGAGCACCCAGACTGTTAACTTGCTATAGACAGAACATCTACAACCTAACTGCTTTTTGCACTGAGTAAGACTTTTTTTGATGAACTAATCGGTAACGTAATTAATTATCTCTGtcgttgttgattgttggtatgtcaAGCTGAAGGATGATTTTCCTCTTGATTGTAGAATCGTTAcgctccccacccccccccccccccccccccccccctcgccccaCGGGCAAGATTTTTAaaaggagatcaagattttcGTTTATCAAGATTTAAAGTGACACGGGCTTTTTAAcacctttctttttgtgtgtagtgataataatattaatattaataagggtatttatagggcgcaaatcctaaaatagttctaagcgccttacaatcttaaatataatcatcttaaaggcagagtaagcctcccgtaaaccatcacagatacggtcaggcttttacacacagtacaaacaccctttcatttaaacactcaccaattgagaacatcctaggtgccctccgtaaagagcgaacaattttcaaagaatttatttttgcgtggtttatcttacccctgagccatcgtgaacccgtgtgatccagttttcccttttcacaatgcagtcgtcatagttagtcatttgaatgcgactcgacgtgagcttatctacaatagcacgttttttttatgcacgaaacaacggctgtggttcacaagaactctagcgatggcttgtgactgttgagaggaacggcgatttgcactgataaaccggccgtcgtctgctacgacccttgcgtgaccctgcttccgggcttttctttttttaaactttcacaacttcgaattgttctgatcttgtcttgatgaaaaacgaattctgttatgattaaagaatgtttgtgtaacaagctgtcaatttattatttagattttaaaagttaggtctagcgcaaaaacgaggcgccgttgttgttaacggaacaagtctacgaaaataaattcttggaaaatgtctcacgctcgacagaaagcagccaggatgttcccgttcggtgagcgttcaaatggaagtatgcttgtactgtatttagacgcttggggagctctgtgatggtttacgggaggcttactgtgcctttaataacagcaacaatacacatttgAAAACGAATAAACTTGAAATAGACACAATCACGGATAGGCCTGAATGTCAGTAGTTTCAAACAAAGGGACTGCCGTGTgaactgagaaagaaaacactTGCATCGGTCAAGCATTGTCATATCGGTCAAACGGAtgttaaacaagaaattcctcggAGGTAggaaaaaacacccccgtcaaagggaaataaccttctcagttggtggcagtgactgagtgagaatggttatttccctttgaccattaagatgtccctctataagtccttgtataattttaatccaccaataactccctaaccgtgtgtttgactggtcccaatttttgtaaggaccgtctcaggaatgtatagaacctgttcaccaagtttggtgacgatcggtccgttcattcttgagatctatatgcgaacacaaacacacaaacaaacaaacaaacaaacaaacacatcgaccgaaacctatacacacccctctaccgggggtgtaataaaaacaacgaccaaaaaaaacaaaaaaaaaccaatagaaAACGACCACCCTAGCAAATAACCATGtaatgtcccaaatagacactagttctggtgACAGAAAacccaagttagcatagcatcgCATAGCATAGACACATAcaacctagcatataaccacgtcatgtcccaaatagacactagttctggggacataaaaaccaagttagcatagcatcgCATAGCATAGACACATACAACCTAGCAtgtaaccacgtcatgtcccaaatagacactagttctggggacagaaaaaccaagttagcatagcatcgCATAGCATAGACACATACAACCTAGCAtgtaaccacgtcatgtcccaattagacactagttctggagACAGataaaccaagttagcatagcatagcgcAACGACCAACCAAACCATCACGGAAAGGGAGATTCGTTAATGTATGTAAGTAATTTACTTAACAACACTTCATTTGAGATCTCACGCTCAGCAGAAATGGTGACACAGCAGTTGTGACACTACTCAGCATATCGTACTCTCGTGCACACGTCGCCACCGGGCTGGGCGGATAAAGAACTGGATAGTCATTAgggagatttaagaaacagcacgtttcgttttgcagctcgtttcgtttggtgaatgagtcaccccgcgaaacggaacgtgtaacgagacggcataggccgcagacaagatttagatgtattcacgtttcgtttcggaatgaaaggccgggcatggcaggatatgatccgctgactgggcatggcataatttcaactccacgagtcaataaaggattgacatactcgcattgcacgcacaagagcttcacatttttcaattcatgcacctgatcacatacgaagccagaataaaaattcgatgcgatgacctacttctgcttcgccatttgctttctcaccatgaagttggataaatgtaccaggatcagcacccttcaaaatatttcagttcacaacagttgtctacctccaatgaacacattctcagcgctgaaagactgtgaaagggttgatgaatctcgcaatgcataaaatggccaacaaataaaaactgttagtgtgcaaaaatactcacaaaagttgacgaaatattgttcgttttttgggggtggaaaacgtgactgcgttttgacgttccacgttccgtttcagttgaccttcacctttccagcgagagacccccgaaataatgacgtttaccacaacttcaaaacgaaacgtcccaacgtttcgtttcttaaatctccgtaaTATGATAGACTGGACGTAACTCAGCACAGAAAATCTTCTGCGACTTAACGAAGACCATGCCTATAACCCCGATCATCCCCGATCGGAAAAGGTTATCAAACCGGagcatatcgccgtcaaaatccagcaatTTGTTGGCAAATTGAAGACTtcatcacgactgtactgcgaTGCTTCAACGCCAAAAGCGCTGCTGATTCGCTGTCACTACGATTACACCCAGACCAA is part of the Littorina saxatilis isolate snail1 linkage group LG15, US_GU_Lsax_2.0, whole genome shotgun sequence genome and harbors:
- the LOC138948451 gene encoding actin, cytoplasmic 3-like codes for the protein MSDEGAAVVIDNGSYTCKAGLAGEEAPRVFVPSVVGSPRFPGISPHLDQNRVFVGEDAQRLRGILTLRRPFEHGVITNWIDVETIWHHIFENELQVEPEEHPVLLTEPPLNPKANREKMTQIMFETFKVPATYLADQAVLCLFGNSQHTGIVLSSGDGATYAAPVYQGQALPHATTKLDFGGHDLTDFMAKLLKERGHSITTAAERDMANEVKENHCYVTLDFNEEMTRADASSYVEKKCMHTGDEEIMIGKEQFLCPEAIFQPDLIQKEPPAVHEAICNSILKCDVDMRKELFSNIVLCGGSTMFPGFADRLQKEVMALAPDTVELKVIAPPNRTCTSWVGGSVMASAANFQQMWITKEQYEEFGPSIVHKKCF